A region of Allocoleopsis franciscana PCC 7113 DNA encodes the following proteins:
- the rbfA gene encoding 30S ribosome-binding factor RbfA produces MPTSRRVSRVASLIQQEVSQMVLHEIKDDRVGAGMVSVTDVDVSGDLQHAKIYVSIYGTDEARAETMAGLKSATGYVRRALGQRIRLRRTPEVIFIEDRGLERGDRMLTLLDQLSEERQSKELEDDIPEAED; encoded by the coding sequence ATGCCTACAAGTCGCCGTGTTTCTCGCGTTGCCTCGCTGATTCAGCAAGAAGTCAGCCAAATGGTACTCCACGAAATCAAAGATGACCGAGTGGGGGCTGGTATGGTTAGCGTTACCGATGTAGACGTATCTGGCGACCTCCAGCACGCAAAAATCTATGTGTCCATCTATGGCACTGATGAAGCAAGAGCAGAAACCATGGCTGGGCTAAAGTCCGCCACAGGTTATGTCCGTCGTGCATTGGGTCAACGGATTCGCCTACGCCGAACACCAGAGGTGATCTTTATCGAAGACCGAGGGTTAGAAAGAGGCGATCGCATGTTGACACTTCTCGATCAGCTCAGTGAAGAGCGTCAGAGCAAGGAGCTGGAAGACGATATCCCTGAGGCCGAAGATTGA
- a CDS encoding DUF751 family protein: protein MKDFWENVSRYPRFFITISLGIFYFLFERLKPLFERPLTAIALTGVLVAGFFFIAFTLRAMLGLNPI, encoded by the coding sequence ATGAAAGATTTTTGGGAAAATGTCTCTCGCTACCCCCGCTTCTTTATCACCATCAGCTTGGGGATCTTCTATTTCTTATTTGAGCGACTGAAGCCTCTATTTGAGCGCCCTCTCACAGCGATCGCCTTGACAGGGGTTCTGGTCGCCGGCTTTTTCTTCATTGCTTTCACCCTCCGAGCTATGCTAGGTTTGAATCCTATTTAA
- a CDS encoding DUF4327 family protein: MSINTVPSTPTIQYSINVIQDEARHLVERGIISRQQPIYVLCQYIPAREWVCVECELERCDFLLRDRIADLIGSEEWDND, encoded by the coding sequence ATGAGTATTAACACCGTGCCTTCTACACCTACAATTCAGTACTCCATCAATGTCATCCAAGACGAAGCGCGTCACCTAGTGGAAAGAGGAATCATTAGCCGTCAGCAGCCTATCTACGTCCTTTGCCAGTACATTCCCGCACGGGAGTGGGTTTGTGTAGAGTGTGAGCTAGAACGTTGCGACTTCTTGCTCAGAGACCGCATTGCCGATTTGATCGGCTCTGAAGAATGGGATAATGATTAA
- a CDS encoding cation diffusion facilitator family transporter, whose protein sequence is MVQDNRSEVRKVLLITLLLNLFVMGLKAVVGFWTGSLSLQADALHSVTDSANNVLGLMASRFSSPLPDRTHPYGHQKFEAVGALGIAAFLGIACFEILQGAIERIFQGLTPVNISAPELWLLLIVLGVNIFVTYYERGVGQRVGSPILIADAQHTMSDVWVTITVLLGLIGVWQARVLHLPQLQWLDVLFAFPVALLVFWSGWKVIKENLPWLVDEMAIAPEAIRDITLQVPGVINCHDIASRGLLGRQVFIEMHLIVQAKEVETAHKITEEVESRLEERFSPVRVLIHVEPPDYQSNQVSFESEIQSVDP, encoded by the coding sequence GTGGTGCAAGATAACCGCTCTGAAGTTCGTAAGGTTTTACTGATTACCCTACTGCTCAATCTATTCGTGATGGGATTAAAAGCGGTTGTGGGATTTTGGACAGGGTCTCTAAGCCTGCAAGCAGATGCTCTCCATAGTGTGACCGATAGTGCGAACAATGTTTTAGGTTTAATGGCCAGTCGATTTTCTTCCCCTTTACCCGATCGCACTCATCCCTATGGACACCAGAAATTTGAAGCGGTGGGTGCGCTGGGAATTGCGGCCTTTTTAGGTATCGCCTGCTTTGAAATTCTTCAAGGAGCAATCGAGCGGATTTTTCAGGGTCTTACTCCTGTCAATATTTCTGCCCCAGAACTGTGGTTGCTGTTAATTGTATTAGGGGTAAATATTTTTGTAACCTACTATGAGCGAGGTGTGGGTCAGCGAGTGGGTAGCCCAATTTTGATCGCTGATGCTCAACACACCATGAGCGATGTTTGGGTGACCATTACCGTCCTGCTTGGATTAATTGGGGTTTGGCAGGCACGAGTGTTACATTTACCCCAACTTCAGTGGCTCGATGTACTTTTCGCTTTCCCGGTTGCTCTGTTAGTGTTTTGGAGTGGCTGGAAGGTAATAAAAGAAAATTTGCCCTGGTTAGTGGATGAAATGGCGATCGCACCCGAAGCCATTCGGGATATTACCCTGCAAGTTCCCGGCGTGATCAACTGCCATGATATTGCTTCTCGCGGTCTGTTGGGGCGTCAAGTCTTCATTGAAATGCACCTAATTGTCCAAGCGAAAGAGGTGGAAACCGCTCACAAAATTACCGAAGAAGTTGAATCGCGACTAGAAGAACGCTTTAGTCCTGTTCGAGTTTTGATTCATGTTGAGCCACCTGATTACCAGTCCAATCAAGTTAGCTTTGAGTCAGAAATTCAATCAGTAGACCCCTAG